AGAAGAAGAATGTTTTGACTTGTAAACTTCAATTGTCAAACCTTTGCAAGTAGCATCAATCTATAGGTGCATGAAACTTGAAATATTAACCAAATACTTATTGATCCTGATTAGTCTCAGACAAGTTGGGAACGGCCACAAAACAATATGTTTTCCTAAGAGTAGAAAAGCACATTTCATTCGGATGAACTGAAAAAGATTTTTCCCTTTCAAACTGGCCTATACCACTGGTGTTCATTCAATCAATTGTTTCTTTAAGATGATGCTTGAGTTTATAAACTTGTAAGATTCACGGGCTACAATTTCATTCGTACAGAAGAATGTCTTTTAGATGTGCTGTGAGATTCTGAAGTTTCTTTAAATAGGATAAGGTTAACGATTAGTTTGTTGGGAGGGAAAACTTTTTAGCAGAAAATTTGTTAGCAGGAAATACTTTTTTCAGAATAACAGAGGTGCCCAATTTCACCGGTACACAGACAGTGTTGTTTAGAAGTGCACCAATTTTGACCAAATGATAGAGTTGTACAATCACTAATTCAGCCCAAGTatagttttatattatatttttattttcaacaaaaatattggtaaaaaaaaaaagactgcACCAAAACAGTCCAAAAAGGGAATGCACCATAGAATCTCCCTTAAAAATATGGTTAATTCAATTGAATTTATGGTTAATTAATTGAATTCATAGTAAAACTTGTGGTTAGTTCCACAATATCAGAATTTTGAACAAAATCTAAATTAATCATCTACACAATTGAACTAGTCATAATTTTAAAGGTGATTAATTAAATGTCGCATGTGTAGGAAAAGTTAAGTGTCCATAAAACATTTTTGGCTGTCTAAACCTATTCATTCCCATGTGAAAATGGGAAAGAGTATCATCTAAGTCTCCTCCACCACACGGAAGAATGCAGAGTCAACAAAAGTCAAATGCCACAACAACCTTAAGGATATTATATTAGCTGCTGGGCCTTCCCGTTGCATGCTTCACATTTTGTATAATGCTGATTGGAGGTTAGCATATTCAAACTTGTTGTGCTGCTTAATTCTTATTTTACTTAAGTGGAGCTTgtgctttcttttcttttataaagCAATAATATGATTATTCTGTGAACCACTTATTTGATTCTTCTAACAATCATAATGCAAACAAATAAACACATGAACTTTTAAGTTGGTAGATTGGCTATTCTTGTTAGTTGATCCGAAACCACAATTACTAATTTACTACCACAACTTCAATATTTCTGCTATATATTTCCTTCTAGTTAACATTGACATGGCTGAATCATTTGTGTTTGGTGTTGCTGATTCACTGTTAGGGAAGCTTGCATCATATGCTTATGAAGAGGCTTCTCGTGCCTATGGTGTGTATGAAGATCTCCAACGGATTAAAGATACTTTGTCAATTGTCAAAGGTCTACTGCTGGATGCTGAGGAGAAGAAGAACAAACAACATGCCTTGCGTGAATGGCTGAGGCAGATTCGTAACATATGCTCTGATGCTGAAGATGTATTGGATGGATTTGAGTTGCAAGACAAGAAAAAACAGGTTATGAAAGTTTTTGGTAGCACTTCGATGAAGGTACGCCACTTCTTTTCTTCCTCTAATCCACTTGCTTTCCGATTTAAGATGTCATGCCAAATCAAAGAGATTAAGGATAGATTGGATAAGGTAGCAGCTGATGGAACTAGGTTTGGACTCATGAGAATCGATGATGAGCCTGGACTTTCTGTGCAAAGAAGGGAATTGACTCATTCCCATGTTGATGTTTCAAGTGTAATAGGGAGGGAGAATGACAAGGAAGCAATTATCCAACTTTTGATGGAGTCTAATCCAAAGGGTCTTGGTGATAAAAGTCTATCTGTTATTCCCATAGTGGGAATTGGAGGATTGGGGAAAACCACACTTGCAAAGTTGGTGTTCAATGATAAGAGGATAGATGAAGTCTTCCAAATGAAGATTTGGGTGTGTGTCTCCAATGATTTTGATATTAGGCACataattatcaaaattattaacTCTGCTTTTCTTTCATCTTCACCTCCACCTAGTGTTTCTATTTCTCACCAAGAAGACATTAACCACTTTGATATTGAGCAGCTACAGATTCGTCTAAGACATAAACTTTCTAGTCAAAAGTTTATCCTCGTGTTAGATGATATATGGAGTGATGATCGTGCAAAATGGATTGAGTTGTTAGATTTGCTTAAAGTTGGTGCTGCAGAAAGTAAAATCATAGTGACAACACGTAGCAACCCAATTGCTTCAATGATGGGTACTGTTCCTTCATATGTTTTGGAAGGTCTTTCGGAAGAGAACTGTCTGTCTCTATTTGTGAAATGGGCATTCAAGGACggggaagaagaaaaatattcaAATCTGGTTGAGATCGGAAAAGAAATTGTGAAAAAATGTGCAGGTGTTCCGCTGGCTGTCAGAACTCTAGGAAGTTCCTTGTTCCCAAAATATGATTTAAATAAGTGGATATTCGTAAGAGACCATGAGATATGGAATTTGGAACAGAAGAAAGATGATATTTTACCTGCATTAAAATTAAGCTATGATCAAATGCCATCCTATTTGAGACAATGttttgcttttttttctttgtatccAAAAGATTATATCTTTAATGTCGCTTCAATTACTACTTTGTGGATAGCCCTTGGACTAGTTCGACCCAGAAATGGAATTGAAAAGCCAGAGAATATTGC
This genomic interval from Trifolium pratense cultivar HEN17-A07 linkage group LG6, ARS_RC_1.1, whole genome shotgun sequence contains the following:
- the LOC123888332 gene encoding disease resistance protein RGA2-like, translated to MAESFVFGVADSLLGKLASYAYEEASRAYGVYEDLQRIKDTLSIVKGLLLDAEEKKNKQHALREWLRQIRNICSDAEDVLDGFELQDKKKQVMKVFGSTSMKVRHFFSSSNPLAFRFKMSCQIKEIKDRLDKVAADGTRFGLMRIDDEPGLSVQRRELTHSHVDVSSVIGRENDKEAIIQLLMESNPKGLGDKSLSVIPIVGIGGLGKTTLAKLVFNDKRIDEVFQMKIWVCVSNDFDIRHIIIKIINSAFLSSSPPPSVSISHQEDINHFDIEQLQIRLRHKLSSQKFILVLDDIWSDDRAKWIELLDLLKVGAAESKIIVTTRSNPIASMMGTVPSYVLEGLSEENCLSLFVKWAFKDGEEEKYSNLVEIGKEIVKKCAGVPLAVRTLGSSLFPKYDLNKWIFVRDHEIWNLEQKKDDILPALKLSYDQMPSYLRQCFAFFSLYPKDYIFNVASITTLWIALGLVRPRNGIEKPENIARECIDDLLSRSFLQDFNDYEFNCDFKVHDLIHDLALYVAKEEFVMVDSNTQNISDHARHLSIVENDSLGHVICPNSKSVRTILSPVEGVGLDNETLLHTWLSRYKYLRYLDLSDYSFETLPNSIAKLEHLRVFILNNNIKIKRLPHSIFKLLNLQILDLSGCTKLETLPKGLEKMISLQYLSITTKQSILSLDEFANLNHLQFLAFSYCKNMNFFFSMAHQLTSLETLSLYSCWNLKSLPLHIFPKLQTLIIVDCKMLNMSLNNENTIQKLRLKHLCIGDFPRLLTLPGWIEGAAETLETLTIYKFPNLKTLPMCLTTLTRLKKLYIYDCPQISSLPCDIHHLTSLEDLVIEDCPELCRKCKPQSGEHQPMIASIKNVSIGEPRGQEEERRHQTSKV